The Pseudarthrobacter sp. BIM B-2242 region TGCGCGATGTGCAGCGGCTCCAGGACTGGGACAAGCGCGCCGGCGTTTCGCCCTACGGTTCGGGTGCCCTCGCGGGTTCCTCCCTGGGGCTGGACCCGGAAGCGGTTGCAGCTGACCTGGGCTTCTTCTCCGCAACCCACAACTCGATCGACGGCACCGCCTCCCGCGATGTCTTCGCCGAGTTCGCCTGGGTTTGTTCGATGATCGGGGTGGACCTGTCCCGTGTCTCGGAGGAAGTCATCCTGTGGGCAACGAAGGAGTTCTCCTTTGTCACCCTGCACGATTCCTACTCCACAGGTTCGTCGATCATGCCGCAGAAGAAGAACCCTGACGTGGCTGAGCTGGCCCGCGGCAAGGCGGGGCGCCTGATCGGCAACCTGACCGGGCTGCTGGCGACGCTCAAGGGTCTGCCGCTCGCGTACAACCGCGACCTGCAGGAGGACAAGGAGCCGGTCTTCGACGCCGCCGACACCCTGGAGCTGCTACTCCCGGCGGTCTCGGGCATGATCGCGACGCTGAAGTTCAACACCGGGCGGATGGAGTCCCTGGCACCCCAGGGCTTCGCACTGGCCACGGACATTGCCGAATGGCTGGTCCGGCAGGGCGTTCCGTTCCGCGAGGCGCACGAGCTCTCCGGAGCGGCCGTGAAGCAGGCCGAAAGCCGGGACGTTGAGCTATGGGATCTGACGGACGAGGAATACGCTGCCATTTCGGAGCACCTCACTCCTGAGGTCCGCACGGTCCTGTCCACGGAGGGGTCCCTCAACAGCCGCAACTCCCAGGGCGGAACAGCACCCGCCGCCGTCGAACGCCAGCTGCTTGCTCTGGAAGCCGAACTCGCCGGCGTCCGGGAGTACGCGCACTAACCCTCACGCGAAGGGGCCCACACCGGCAGGGTTCCCTGGCCGAGCTTGCGAGGCTAGGGTGCCGGTGGGGACTTAATGTGGGTTTTCCGGCAACGCTCTCTCACTTTCTTCAAGAAAGTGAGAGAGCGTTGCCGAATTTCCTGCGTTAAGTGAGAGAACGTTTTGCGTTAAGGTGCGTTAACTCTGTCGGCTACCATTGCGCCATGAGTGACGCCTTCCGCAGCCACCTGCGTGCCCTTCCGGACTTCCCTGAAAACCTCCCTAACTTCGACCCCGCCACGGCCCCTGCCGATCCGGTGGCGCTGTTCAAACTGTGGCTGCAGGAGGCGCTGGCTGCAGGCGTGCTGCAACCGCACGCCTGCAGCCTGGCCACGGCCGACGGAAACGGACAGCCGTCCGCCAGGATGCTGATCCTGAAGGACATCGACGACGACGGCTGGCACTTCGCCACGTCCCGCACCTCACGGAAGGGCCGGGAACTCACGGTCAACCCGAGTGCGGCCCTCAACTTTTACTGGCCCCGGCAGGGCCGCCAGGTCCGGGTTGCCGGCCCGGTGGTTGAGCTGTCGGACGAGGCGTCGGCGGCAGACTGGGATGCCCGGCCCGCAGCGGACGGCAGCCACAATCCGGACTGGCAGCTCTACGCGGTCCGGCCAACGGAACTTGAGTTCTGGCAGGCACGCCACGACCGGCGGCACATCCGGCACCGCTTCGGCCCGGACGGAATCCCGCTCGGTTAGGATGGGCGCCATGACCGCTCCTGCACCGGATGCCCTGCTCGCCGAACTGCACAAAGCCGCCGACGTCGTGGCCGCCACCGCCGCGAAATTCACCGATGAGGACATCAAGGCGCCATCAGCGCTTCCGGGCTGGACCAGGGGGCACGTCCTGGCGCATCTCGAAGGCATTTCCCATGCCATGGCCCGGCAACTGGAATATGCGGCCCGCGGTGAAACCGTTGAACTGTACGACGGAGGCCAGGACGGACGGAATAAGGCGATCGAGATGGCCGCAGGCCACAGTGCAGACGCCCACCGCGACGATCTGGCGGCGGGCTTGGACCGCGCCCTGGGGGCTTTTGATTCGCTGGCGGGAGACACAACCCGCTGGCAGGCGCGCATCGCCTATCGCGGGGGAGTGGTGCTCGACGGCGGGCTCGCGCTGTGGCGTGAAATCGTCATCCATACTGCCGACCTGGATGTTGGATACGGTCCGGAGACCTGGAGCAGGCAATTCTGCGAGCACCTCTTCGACTTCCTGTCGGCCAGGATAGCGCCGGGCGACAAACTGGTGGTGCAGCCACTCGCGCTTCCGCCCGTAACCCTTGGCAACGGCGGCCGGTCCACCGTCATCAGCGGCATGATCACGGACATCGCGGCCTGGCTGGCCGGCCGCGAACCGTCACTCGGCAGCCTCCGGGCATCGGCCGCTGCGGACGGCGTGGACCTGCCGGAACTGTTGCCCTGGCCTGCCGGGACGCCCGAAGCGAAGTAGGGGGCTACACCGCTTCGCGGGCCAGCAGGCCTTCTGTGGCCTCCCGCGCCAGCAGGCTCTCCTTCACTGCCATCCCCCACCGGAAACCGCCCAAAGAGCCGTCGGTGCGGATCACGCGATGGCACGGCACAAACAACGCCGCGGCATTGAAGGCGCAGGCGCTGGCCGCGGCCCTGACCGCCTTGGGATTGCCGGACAAATCAGCGTACTCGGTGTACGTCACCGGCGCCCCGGGACGCACCGTCCTCAGCACATCCCAGGCATGGGACCTGAACGGCCCCGACTTCTGCAGCACGGGGACCGCCATGGCGGGTGTGGGGTCGCCGGCATAGAAAGCCTCCACGGCCTGTGAGATCGTGCCCAAATCGGTCACGGCCTCTACCTCGGCCGGGCGCAGGTCGGGATGGATCTGCCCGGTCAGCTTGCCAAGCTCGGCGGTCCAGCCGGAAGCCAGGACCACGCCGTCCCGGGCGAGGATGGTGAAGGGACCGTCCGGGGTGGACATCGTCAACAGCTGGGCTTTCATGGCATCGCTTTCTCTGGAACGTTGGGTTCACGAACAACGTTGGGTTCCCGAACAAGGGGCTTCGGCGCGGCTGCGGCGCGCCACAGGTGCATGGTGGCGTAGGACCGCCACGGGCTGACTTCCCGGTAATCCGGAGCATGACCGCCGGAACCCGGCGTGCCGGCTCCGGGCCCGATGCCGTCCAGTGCGAGGGCGCGGACGCCGTTCCTGACCGCAGCGTCGTTGGCCAGGAACACGTCCGGGGCGCCGAGCACACGCATGGCAACGTAGCCCACCGTCCAGGGACCAACACCGGGCAGCGGAAGAAGTTTGGCCTCGAGCCCGGGCAGGTCGTCGCCGTAGCCAAAATCCAGCCGGCCGCCGGCAAGGGCGGAGGCAGCTGAACGGAGGGCGTCAATCCGCCGTTGCGGACCGCGCAGCAGCGAGTAGCCGGAATCCGCTATCTCGGACGCGGTGGGAAACAACCGGTCCAGCCCGTCGCCGGGCACCAGGCTGGGACTGCCGGCGGCGGACAGTTGCGTCAGCGCCGTCCGGGCCGCGGCCACTGTGATTTGCTGCCCGATCATGGCCCTGATGAGGAGCTCCTGCGGATCCACGGCCCCGGGCATCCTCATGCCCGGAACGCGTGCCACGGCGGCGGCCAGCCGGGGGTCGGCAGCCAGGGCGTTGTCAATCGCGACCGGATCGGCGTCGAGGTCGAAAAGCCGCCGCACCCTGCTCAGCAGGGCCGGCAGGTCGCGCAGGTCCACCGCGCCGATGGTGAGGGTCAGCGGCCGCCCCGGCGCGCCGCCGTCGTAATTCACGCTGAAGCGGGCATCGCCGTGCGGGAGCCGCAGGGTACGGGCGTACGACGCCGGTGTCCCCGCCTCGATCCCGGGGATGGCGCGGACTGCGAGGAAGGAAAATATGCCGGGATCGAACGGTTCGCGGTACGGCAGGCTTAGCGTCAGAGACGTCGCGGCGACGGGCGCCGTTCCGGGACGGTGGTGCCGGGCGGTTGCCCGCAGCGCGGTCGGTGTCATGGCGAAGACCTCCACCATGGTGTCGTTGAACTGCCGGACGCTGCTGAAGCCGGACGCGAAGGCGATGTCTGCCAGCTTCATGGCCGTGGACACCAGCAACGTGCGGGCGGTCTGGGCGCGGCTGGCCCGGGCCAGGGACAGCGGGCCCGCGCCCAGTTCGTGGCTGAGGATCCGGTTCAGCTGGCGCGCCGAATAGCCCAGCCGTGCGGCCAGACCCTCCACCCCGTCCCGATTGATCACGCCGTCGTTAATTAGGCGCATGGCCCGGCCTGCGATGTCCTGCCTGACGTTCCATGCCGGTGTCCCGGGGACCGCTTCGGGGAGGCAGCGCTTGCAGGCCCGGTAGCCGGCGTCGTGCGCTGCGGCGGAGGTTTCGTAGAACGTGACGTTGGCTGCTTTGGGGGTCCGGGCCGGGCAGGACGGACGGCAGTAGATGCCGGTGGTGCGGACAGCGGTGTAGAACTGCCCGTCGAAACGGGTGTCCCGCGCGTCGATCGCACGGTAGCGCTGCCAGAAGTCCATCCCCCTATCCTGCCAGCCGCAGGCCAGGCCTGCTAGCGGAAATCGGACATCGCCGTGCGCGTTCGGTAGAGTCGGTGCATGACCGTCAGCAGCAGTCCCACCGGGCCGGAGCAGGCGCCGGAACAGCTCCGCGAGTTCCTGTCCGGTGATGCGCGGAGGATAGCTCCGCTGCTGCTGGGGTCCGTTCTCCGCCATAGCAGCCACGAGGGGACGGTGGCCATCCGGATCACCGAGCTGGAGGCCTATATGGGCCCCGGCGACTCGCTGCACCCGGATCCCGGGTCCCACACGTTCCGCGGCCCCACGCCACGCAACGCCCCCATGTTCGGGCCCGCAGGGCACCTCTATGTCTACTTCACGTACGGGATGCACTACTGCGCCAACCTTGTCTGCGGCCCGGCGGGCGCGGCATCCGCCGTCCTGCTGCGGGCCGGCGAGGTGGTAGAGGGGCAGCACCTCGCACATGTTCGGCGGCCGACGTCGAAATCACCAGTCGACCTTGCGAGCGGTCCCGCGCGTCTCGCCACAGCCCTGGCCCTCACGACTGCGGACAGCGGACGCGACGCACTGGCGGAGCCCTTCGAACTGCAGCTCCCGGCGGTTCCGGCGCCCGTCTACAGTTCCGGACCCAGGGTGGGCGTGGCCGGCGACGGCGGTTCCACCGATTATCCGTGGCGTTTCTGGCTGCCGGGGGATCCCACCGTGTCGCGCTATAAGGCCGTGAAGGTCCGGCAGGCGAAGACCGGCGCAAATATGAACATTGAATGACATCGGAGGTAGCGGGACCGGCGGGCACGTTAACCGAAATGGTTGTAGAATGGTAGGTCTGTCTTTTGCGATAGGGGAACGTTTAATGCTCGACGCCGATTTGGCCCACGAACGCGATTATGTTGCCGGCTTGTATGCACGGCTGGAAGAGCTTCGTGATGAAAAGCGCAAGCAGTTGGCGCAGGTCCGCCGGGCCGGTGCCGTGGGCACCATGCAGAATGTTTCCGAGCGTGACGCCTTCGCCGCGCTCTATGAGGACCGCCTGGCCCAGCTGGATGCTGTGGATGACCGGCTGGTTTTCGGCCGCCTGGACCTGGATTCCGGCGAGGCCCAGTACATCGGACGCATCGGCCTGACCACCGATGACCTCCAGCGACTCATGGTGGACTGGCGCGCGCCCGAAGCCGGCCACTTCTATCAGGCAACGGCATTTGACCGGCAGGGCGTCCGGCGCCGCCGCCACCTCATCCTCCAGGGCCGCGAAGTCAAGGCCATTGAGGACGACGTCCTTGACGCGGACATGCTGGCGGACGACGCTTCGCTCCAGGGCGAAGGAGCGTTGCTCGCCGCCCTGGACTCTAAGCGCACCGGCCGGATGTCGGACATTGTCGGAACCATCCAGTCTGAGCAGGACCGCATCATCAGGTCCTCCATCTCCGGCGCCCTGGTGGTGCAGGGCGGTCCCGGCACCGGCAAAACCGCCGTCGCACTGCACCGTGCCGCCTACCTGCTTTACACACACCGGGAACGGCTGAAGA contains the following coding sequences:
- the argH gene encoding argininosuccinate lyase, with product MASATNEGALWGGRFAGGPADALAALSKSTHFDWRLARYDIAGSKAHARVLHKAGLLDDAELEGMLDALGRLDDDVASGAYLPAESDEDVHGSLERGLIERAGTQLGGKLRAGRSRNDQVATLGRMFLRDHARIIARGVLATIEALVDQAKAHRGVAMPGRTHLQHAQPVLLSHHLLAHAWALLRDVQRLQDWDKRAGVSPYGSGALAGSSLGLDPEAVAADLGFFSATHNSIDGTASRDVFAEFAWVCSMIGVDLSRVSEEVILWATKEFSFVTLHDSYSTGSSIMPQKKNPDVAELARGKAGRLIGNLTGLLATLKGLPLAYNRDLQEDKEPVFDAADTLELLLPAVSGMIATLKFNTGRMESLAPQGFALATDIAEWLVRQGVPFREAHELSGAAVKQAESRDVELWDLTDEEYAAISEHLTPEVRTVLSTEGSLNSRNSQGGTAPAAVERQLLALEAELAGVREYAH
- a CDS encoding pyridoxal 5'-phosphate synthase, translating into MSDAFRSHLRALPDFPENLPNFDPATAPADPVALFKLWLQEALAAGVLQPHACSLATADGNGQPSARMLILKDIDDDGWHFATSRTSRKGRELTVNPSAALNFYWPRQGRQVRVAGPVVELSDEASAADWDARPAADGSHNPDWQLYAVRPTELEFWQARHDRRHIRHRFGPDGIPLG
- a CDS encoding maleylpyruvate isomerase family mycothiol-dependent enzyme — encoded protein: MTAPAPDALLAELHKAADVVAATAAKFTDEDIKAPSALPGWTRGHVLAHLEGISHAMARQLEYAARGETVELYDGGQDGRNKAIEMAAGHSADAHRDDLAAGLDRALGAFDSLAGDTTRWQARIAYRGGVVLDGGLALWREIVIHTADLDVGYGPETWSRQFCEHLFDFLSARIAPGDKLVVQPLALPPVTLGNGGRSTVISGMITDIAAWLAGREPSLGSLRASAAADGVDLPELLPWPAGTPEAK
- a CDS encoding methylated-DNA--[protein]-cysteine S-methyltransferase; this encodes MKAQLLTMSTPDGPFTILARDGVVLASGWTAELGKLTGQIHPDLRPAEVEAVTDLGTISQAVEAFYAGDPTPAMAVPVLQKSGPFRSHAWDVLRTVRPGAPVTYTEYADLSGNPKAVRAAASACAFNAAALFVPCHRVIRTDGSLGGFRWGMAVKESLLAREATEGLLAREAV
- a CDS encoding DNA-3-methyladenine glycosylase 2 family protein; translation: MDFWQRYRAIDARDTRFDGQFYTAVRTTGIYCRPSCPARTPKAANVTFYETSAAAHDAGYRACKRCLPEAVPGTPAWNVRQDIAGRAMRLINDGVINRDGVEGLAARLGYSARQLNRILSHELGAGPLSLARASRAQTARTLLVSTAMKLADIAFASGFSSVRQFNDTMVEVFAMTPTALRATARHHRPGTAPVAATSLTLSLPYREPFDPGIFSFLAVRAIPGIEAGTPASYARTLRLPHGDARFSVNYDGGAPGRPLTLTIGAVDLRDLPALLSRVRRLFDLDADPVAIDNALAADPRLAAAVARVPGMRMPGAVDPQELLIRAMIGQQITVAAARTALTQLSAAGSPSLVPGDGLDRLFPTASEIADSGYSLLRGPQRRIDALRSAASALAGGRLDFGYGDDLPGLEAKLLPLPGVGPWTVGYVAMRVLGAPDVFLANDAAVRNGVRALALDGIGPGAGTPGSGGHAPDYREVSPWRSYATMHLWRAAAAPKPLVREPNVVREPNVPEKAMP
- a CDS encoding DNA-3-methyladenine glycosylase, coding for MTVSSSPTGPEQAPEQLREFLSGDARRIAPLLLGSVLRHSSHEGTVAIRITELEAYMGPGDSLHPDPGSHTFRGPTPRNAPMFGPAGHLYVYFTYGMHYCANLVCGPAGAASAVLLRAGEVVEGQHLAHVRRPTSKSPVDLASGPARLATALALTTADSGRDALAEPFELQLPAVPAPVYSSGPRVGVAGDGGSTDYPWRFWLPGDPTVSRYKAVKVRQAKTGANMNIE